The Sporocytophaga myxococcoides genome includes a window with the following:
- the rplV gene encoding 50S ribosomal protein L22 translates to MEAAVKQRRSVVKKKKKEAALKASFDGSVVAKLRNVPTSPRKMRLVADLVRGIKANAALAMLKYQPQSGAKKIEKLLLSAISDWQIKYPNERLEDADLVIKDIFVDGGRILKRLRPAPQGRAHRVRKRSNHITLVLASLNGVASPATEVKKEETNSKSVEGEKKEAKAKSPKAKSAAKTEVKKATKKSEK, encoded by the coding sequence ATGGAAGCAGCTGTTAAACAAAGAAGATCTGTAGTTAAAAAGAAAAAGAAAGAGGCTGCATTAAAAGCTTCTTTTGATGGATCTGTAGTTGCGAAACTACGCAATGTTCCTACATCTCCAAGAAAGATGAGATTAGTTGCTGACTTAGTTAGAGGTATTAAAGCAAATGCAGCTTTAGCTATGCTAAAATATCAGCCTCAGTCTGGTGCTAAGAAAATTGAGAAATTATTATTATCTGCTATTTCTGATTGGCAAATTAAATATCCTAATGAAAGACTTGAGGATGCTGACTTAGTAATAAAGGATATATTTGTTGATGGTGGAAGAATCCTTAAAAGATTACGTCCTGCCCCACAAGGAAGAGCTCACAGAGTTAGAAAAAGATCTAACCATATAACACTAGTATTAGCTAGCCTTAATGGTGTTGCTTCACCTGCTACCGAAGTTAAGAAGGAAGAGACTAATTCAAAGTCTGTTGAAGGAGAGAAGAAGGAGGCTAAAGCGAAAAGTCCAAAGGCAAAGAGTGCTGCAAAAACCGAAGTTAAAAAAGCTACCAAAAAATCCGAAAAGTAA